From a region of the Citricoccus muralis genome:
- a CDS encoding amidase family protein: protein MDPLSLSARDLSAALRHRQVSAREVLQAHFDRIDEVNPSVNAVVTQVRERAFDQALAADDHAAATAPEDLPALHGIPMTHKDTHATAGIRTTSGSPIFADLVPRESDLVVERFQRAGVISTGKNNVPEFAAGSHTYNTVFGTTLNPYDPSRSAGGSSGGAAVTLATRIQPLADGSDMGGSLRNPAAFNNVVGFRASHGVVPNAPARDPRAWLGQKGAMARSVEDVILALSVLAGPDARVPVHCPTPAGDFAELLAESVGQVGAGRGGTGRGGMDRDRTDRYGNVRTGGDRSRRAATPDRPLAGVRVAVTTDFGLDVPVEGEVAGVVREEAEVLADLGAIVEEACPRLREADLVFDATRAFDMALALRDVVAGFPGQVKEEVTWNVERGLALTAADLMDVAIARGRLDREIARFFGAAGITGTARNAVGGAGRDGAAGSTGAGAFDVLLAPTAQLVPFPAEWAWPREVAGMAMGSYVDWMRSATLISATGCPAISVPGGFTAAGLPVGLQLVGAPGRDVDLLRVARAYDEATRYADRAPAI from the coding sequence ATGGACCCGTTGAGCCTGTCTGCCCGTGATCTGTCCGCCGCCCTGCGTCATCGCCAGGTCTCCGCCCGGGAGGTGCTTCAGGCCCACTTCGACCGGATCGACGAGGTCAATCCGAGCGTCAACGCTGTGGTGACCCAGGTCCGTGAACGTGCCTTCGATCAGGCGCTCGCGGCCGACGACCACGCTGCGGCCACGGCCCCGGAGGACCTGCCGGCGCTGCACGGGATCCCGATGACGCACAAGGACACCCATGCCACCGCGGGTATCCGCACGACCTCCGGCTCTCCGATCTTCGCCGACCTGGTGCCCCGGGAGAGCGACCTGGTGGTCGAGCGGTTCCAGCGCGCCGGCGTGATCTCCACCGGCAAGAACAACGTCCCGGAGTTCGCCGCCGGGTCCCACACCTACAACACGGTGTTCGGGACCACGCTCAATCCCTACGATCCGAGTCGCAGCGCCGGCGGTTCCTCGGGTGGGGCCGCTGTCACCCTGGCCACGCGCATCCAGCCCCTGGCCGATGGCTCGGACATGGGCGGTTCCCTGCGAAATCCGGCCGCCTTCAACAACGTCGTCGGCTTCCGAGCCTCGCATGGGGTGGTGCCCAACGCCCCCGCGCGGGATCCTCGCGCCTGGCTCGGTCAGAAGGGTGCCATGGCACGCTCGGTGGAGGACGTCATCCTGGCACTGTCCGTCCTCGCCGGCCCGGATGCCCGGGTCCCGGTGCATTGCCCGACGCCGGCCGGAGACTTCGCCGAACTCCTCGCCGAATCCGTGGGTCAGGTCGGAGCAGGTCGAGGCGGAACTGGCCGGGGCGGAATGGATCGGGACAGAACAGACCGGTACGGGAACGTGCGGACGGGAGGCGACCGCTCGCGGCGTGCGGCCACCCCGGACCGTCCGCTGGCCGGGGTCCGGGTGGCGGTGACCACCGACTTCGGGCTGGACGTGCCCGTGGAAGGCGAGGTGGCCGGCGTCGTGCGGGAAGAGGCGGAAGTGCTGGCCGATCTCGGCGCGATAGTGGAGGAGGCGTGCCCGAGGCTGCGTGAGGCGGACCTGGTCTTCGACGCCACTCGGGCCTTCGACATGGCGCTCGCCCTGCGGGACGTGGTGGCTGGATTCCCCGGTCAGGTCAAGGAGGAGGTCACCTGGAACGTTGAGCGCGGGCTGGCGCTGACCGCGGCGGACCTGATGGATGTGGCCATCGCGCGGGGCCGGCTGGACCGTGAGATCGCACGCTTCTTCGGAGCCGCCGGAATCACCGGAACCGCCAGAAACGCTGTCGGTGGTGCCGGACGGGACGGTGCGGCCGGGTCCACCGGCGCCGGTGCGTTCGACGTGCTCCTGGCGCCCACGGCGCAACTGGTCCCGTTCCCGGCCGAGTGGGCCTGGCCGCGAGAGGTGGCCGGGATGGCGATGGGGTCCTACGTCGACTGGATGCGCTCGGCGACCCTGATCTCGGCGACCGGATGCCCGGCCATATCGGTTCCCGGCGGATTCACCGCGGCGGGGTTGCCGGTGGGCCTGCAGCTGGTGGGTGCGCCCGGCCGTGACGTGGACCTGCTGCGCGTGGCCCGGGCCTACGACGAGGCCACGCGATACGCAGACCGGGCCCCGGCGATCTGA
- a CDS encoding O-acetyl-ADP-ribose deacetylase — protein sequence MELRIEPGDITEQSVDAIVNAANSTLLGGGGVDGAIHRRGGPEILAECRHLRETELPDGLPAGRAVATTAGRLPARWVIHTVGPVYAKTIDKSETLASCYRESLRVAARIGARSVAFPAISAGVYGWPMGDAARIAVQTCRAMDAEVGPDAGPVTSVVFVPFSDAAERAFIEALDG from the coding sequence ATGGAACTGCGCATCGAACCCGGGGACATCACGGAACAGTCCGTGGACGCGATCGTCAATGCCGCCAACTCCACCCTGCTCGGCGGCGGGGGCGTGGACGGGGCCATCCACCGCCGCGGCGGCCCGGAGATCCTCGCCGAGTGCCGGCACTTACGCGAAACCGAGCTGCCGGACGGCTTGCCGGCGGGCCGGGCCGTCGCAACCACGGCGGGGCGGCTGCCGGCCCGCTGGGTCATCCACACGGTGGGACCGGTGTATGCGAAGACGATCGACAAGTCCGAGACACTGGCCTCCTGCTACCGGGAATCCCTGCGCGTGGCCGCCCGGATCGGGGCCCGCAGCGTGGCCTTCCCCGCGATCTCCGCCGGCGTCTACGGCTGGCCGATGGGCGATGCCGCCCGCATCGCCGTGCAGACCTGCCGCGCGATGGACGCGGAGGTCGGTCCCGACGCCGGCCCGGTCACCTCGGTCGTCTTCGTTCCGTTCTCGGACGCGGCCGAGCGAGCCTTCATCGAGGCCTTGGACGGATAG